The Actinosynnema mirum DSM 43827 genomic interval GGCTCTGCTTGCTCCGCCGCCGGGATGTCGTCGAAGCCCACGACCGACACGTCCTCCGGCACGCGCAGGCCCAGGTCTCGGGCCGCCGCCAGGGCGCCGAACGCCAGCTCGTCCGACGCGCACAGGATCGCGGTCGGGCGGCCGGGCAGGCGGAGCAGCTCTCGGGCGCCCGCCCTGCCCAGGGCTCGGTCGCTCACCTCGCACTCCCACACCGGCGCCTCGCCCAGCACCTCCAGGTAGCCGCGCGCCCTCCGCCCGGCCACGCCGGGCGCCGCCGAGCGCAGCCTCGCCCGATCGGCAAGACCTGTCACCCCATCGGGGTGCAGCGCGAACGTCAGCACCGCCACCCGCTCGTGCCCCAGCGCGCGCACGTGCTCCGCCGCCAACCGCGCCCCGCCCTCGTCGTCCACGCCGACCCACGCGACCCCCGGCGCCTCCGGCTGGTCCACGACCACCAGCGGCAGGCCGCGTGCCCGCGCCGCCGCCAAACCCGGCGCGTCCTCCGGCAGCGAGTACGCCACCACGACGTCCGCCTGCGCCCGCGCCACGGTCTCCGCGCGCGGCCCCGCGCTGCCCGCCATCAGCACCAGCGAGTGGTCGTGGCCGTCGACCGTCGTGGCCAGGCCGTCCAGCACGATCGACAGCGCCGGGTCCGAGAACGCGGCCGTCAGGCGCTGGCCGAGCAGGAACCCGACCGCCGCGCTGTGCCTGGTCGCCAGACTCCTGGCCACCGGGTCCGGCCCCGCGTACCCCAGGCGCGCCGCCTCCACGAGGATCCGCTCGCGCAGCGCCGCCGACAGCTGGTCCGGCCGGTTGTAGGCGTTCGACACCGTCGCGCGCGACACGCCCACCGCACCGGCGACGGTGTCGAGGGTGGGCCTGCGGGGGCGTGCGGTGTCCACGCGCCCAAGACTAGCCGGCCCTTGCCCTTCTGAAGCGCTTCAGTCACCC includes:
- a CDS encoding LacI family DNA-binding transcriptional regulator — translated: MDTARPRRPTLDTVAGAVGVSRATVSNAYNRPDQLSAALRERILVEAARLGYAGPDPVARSLATRHSAAVGFLLGQRLTAAFSDPALSIVLDGLATTVDGHDHSLVLMAGSAGPRAETVARAQADVVVAYSLPEDAPGLAAARARGLPLVVVDQPEAPGVAWVGVDDEGGARLAAEHVRALGHERVAVLTFALHPDGVTGLADRARLRSAAPGVAGRRARGYLEVLGEAPVWECEVSDRALGRAGARELLRLPGRPTAILCASDELAFGALAAARDLGLRVPEDVSVVGFDDIPAAEQAEPPLTTVRQPLTEKGRRAGELALGLLDGERPGRPLRLPVSLIERASTARLT